In Myxococcota bacterium, the DNA window AAGGGTATGGCTGTTCGCCATTTAAAGCTGTACGTGAGCTGGGTTTAGAACGTCGTGAGACAGTTCGGTCCCTATCTGCCGTGGGTGTAGGAAGTTTGAGAGGATCTGTCCCTAGTACGAGAGGACCGGGATGGACGAACCTATGGTGTGCCGGTTGTTCCGCCAGGAGCATCGCCGGGTAGCCAAGTTCGGATGGGATAACCGCTGAAAGCATCTAAGTGGGAAGCCCACCTCAAGATGAGATCTCCCTGGGACTTCGGTCCCCTGAAGGGTCGTTCGAGACGAGGACGTTGATAGGCTGGGGGTGGAAGCGCAGCAATGCGTGAAGCTGACCAGTACTAATCGCCCGTGAGGCTTGACCACACTGCACGCCGTGTAATCGTTCGGCGTGCGCACCGCCGTGATACGCGAAGTGCGTCGATCGCGGGCCCAGAAAGATATTTGGCGGTCAATGACCGCACCCACAGGTACGACTGTGGGCTGCAGTTTTTCCCACCGTCCATAGAGCAGGGGCCACACCCGTTCCCATTCCGAACACGGAAGTTAAGCCCTGCTTCGGCGATGGTACTGCCGGGTTTCCCGGTGGGAGAGTAGCGCGACGGTGGGACCTCCTTGAACGGCGTCGATCTTCGGATCGACGCCGTTTTGCGTTCGAGCTCCGCTTTGCTCAGAGGTAGTGCGCGCGCACCCGTGCCACGTCGAGGAGCGCGCGGACGAGGTCCCAGGGCTTCACCTTCGAGCCTGCGATGTCGTGCCACGCCTCGAGGGGCACCTCGGCGATCGCTTCCTCGGCCGGGATGCCACCGTCGGCACGCCGGTCGCGGATCCAGCGCGCGATCCACTCGACATCGAAGGCCCAGCCTGCTCGGAACGGTTCGGCGAAGAGCTGTGTGGCTTCCGGGCCCGCGCGAAACAGCTTCGCACCGCACTGGGTATCGTAGACCGGCAGGTCCAGGGCGAGCGACGCGCAGGTCGCAAAGACGCGACCCACGTAGTGGCGCAGTGCCGAGCGCTCGATCGAGCGCCCGAGCAGCTGCACCCGCGAGCCGAGCACGACCTGGCAGCGCGGATGCCCCTCGAGGTAGGCACGGAAGCGGGCCACCTCGTCGAGAGGCGTCGCCAGGTCGGCATCCCAGTAACCGACGAAGTGGGCCTCGCTGGCCAACGCGGCGAGCATGCCGCGCCGGACCGCTTCCGCCTTGCCGCGATTCGATTCGAGGGTGAGGACCTCGAAGCGGTCGGGCTCCTCGCGCACGAGCTGCGCGAGCCTCTCCGGTGTCGCGTCGTTGCTGCCGTCGTCGACGAAGAGCACGCGTGTCTCGGGGGTCGCGAAGCGCGTGAAGTCGTTTCCCCGCAGGCGCGTGGCCTCGTTGAAACACGGAACGACGATGACGCTGCTCGACACGGACCCTCGGTGCCCGGGGCCGAATCGACGGCCCTGCTTGGTTCGCGGAACGTAGCCCGGCACCGAGGCGGCGTCGCGCATCCCGCATCCCGCGTGCTGCTGCATACTCTGCGCTCACCGGAGGAACCACCCATGCTCCACCCGCAACGCCTGCGCAGGCGAGCGACGTGTCGTCAGCCGATCTCGGTCCACTCGGTTGCGGTTGCGCTCGTGCGGGGGGTCGCTGGCGCGTTCCTGCTGCTCGCAGGCGTCGCCTGCGCCGTCGTACCCGGAGCCGAGCGTGTCGCCCTGGTCTCGGCGGCGGCCACACCCGCCGGAAGCTGGGACTACCTGGGCGACGCCCTCGATGACGCAGCCGGGCAAATCGAGGCCCTCGCGGCGTCGGACCTCGAGCGACGCGAGGGCTACCGCTGGCTCGCGCGCAGCCTCTTCTCGGGTTTCGATCGCTTTCTCGAGTACGCGAACCCGGCGATCCCCGAGTTCTACCGGGCCCAGTCCGCGCACCGGAAGTTCGCTGGCGACAACCCGGACCAGCTCTACCACGTCGCCGCGGTGGCGTCGGAGTTCCGGTACCGGGTGCGCGGGCAATGGTCGGCGCCGGGCGTTCGCACCGAGCTCATCGAACTCAGCGTGTACGGCGGTGGCCTCTCCTTCGACGACGACACCGCGAAGCGCCGGCTGGTCGCGTACATGGACGAGCGGAACCTCGAGATCGCGGAAGACGGGAGCTTCGAGGTCGTGGTGGGCGTCGACCCGGCAGAGGGCAACTGGCTGCGCCTCGAGGAAGACGCGGAGATGCTGCTCATTCGGCGCTACTTCGCCTCGCCTCAGCCCGCCGACCGGTTGCCGCTCTCGATCGAGCGCATCGACGGGGTGCCGCCGCGAGAGCCGCTCACCCAACGCGAGCTCGCGAAGGGGTTGATCGCGAGCGGTGCGTTCCTGCGCGAGACCGCGAAGATCTGGGGCCGCTGGTACCCGGACGTGCTCGCGCGCCACGGTCCCAACCGGCTCGATCCGCTTCCCGACGACGGTGACCTGCTGACGCCCGCGGGCCTCACCTACCTCCAGGGCGCCTGGTCCGTCGCGGACGGTGAGGTGCTGGTCGTGCGCTTCCGCCCGCCCGACGTCCCGTACTGGGGTTTCCTGCCCATGAACATCTGGATGGAGAGCCTCGACTGGCGTGTGGCTCCGGTCTCTCGCAACGGGTTCGACAGCCAGCTCGATCCCGACGGAATGGTCACGCTGGTGGTGAGCGAGGTCGATCCCGGCCACCCGAACTGGATCGCCACCCTGGGGCACCGGCGCGGCTTGATGTCGATGCGTCTCGCACGTCTCGGGGAGCAACCCCTTCCTGAGGTCGAGACGACGCTGCTGCCCCGCGACGAGCTCGCGGGTTTCCTCGCTTCACGCGGAGCGCCTCCTCTGCAGTCCGCTGCCACCCCCCGTTGAGCGAGTCGGCCCTCTCCAACGCCAACCCCGACCCCGTCTCCCGACCGGGTTGGGGAACGAAGCTGGCCTACGGCATCGGCCAGATGGTCGACGGGATTCCGACCGGCGCGATCGAGACCTTCCTCTTCTTCTACTACACCCAGGTGCTCGGTCTCTCCGGCACGCTCGCCGGGCTCGCCATCCTGATCGCCCTCGTCTTCGACGCGATCACCGATCCCTGGATCGGTGCCCTCTCGGACGCCACGGAGTCACGCTCGGGCCGCCGCCACCCGTTCCTGTTCGCGTCGGTGGTGCCTTTGCCGCTCTGTTTCGTGGCGCTCTTCGTGCCGCCCGCTGAGCTCACGGGCCCGGCGCTGTTCGGGTGGCTCTTGTGCTTCGCCGTCGGGGTTCGGCTGTCGCTGACGCTGTTTTCGGTTCCCCACATGAGTCTGGGCGCCGAGCTCAGCGAGGACTACGCCGAGCGCACGCGCATCGTGGCACTGCGCCTGGCATTCGGTGCGATCGGCTGGATCGCGGTCTCCGGCGGTGGCTTCTTCTGGTTCTTCCAGGCGAGCGAGGCGTTCCCGATCGGTCACCTCGACGCGGGTCGCTACCCCGCCTTCGCCACCAGCTTCGCCATTGCGATCGCGGCCGCTGCACTCGTGTCGGCGGGCGGCACGCTCGCCTGGGGGCGTCGGCTCGGTCGCGTGGTCCGTCCCCACTTCGGCGCGCGCCAGCTGTTTCGCGCAGTCCGCCGCGTCTTCGCCCACGCCGCGTTTCGCGGTCTGGTGCTGGCGGGCGTGGCGGCGTCGATCGCGGTCGGTCTGCGCTTGACCCTCGGCCTGCACGTGTTCACCTACTTCTGGGAGCTACCGCCGGACGCGGTGGGCGTCGTGAACTTCGTGATGCTCGGGGGGCTGCTGCTCGGGTTTCCGCTCTGGAGCGCGCTGGCCGAGGTCATCGACAAGCGGCGCGCGATGATCGCGGGGTTGTGCGGACTCGGCGCCGCCGTGTTCGCACCCCACGCACTCCGGATCGCAACCGGCTGGCCCGCGGCCGACGCCCCGTACCTGGTCGCTTGGGTCGCGGTGATGGCGCTGTTGGCCGCTGTCGGGGGAACGGGGGCCCAGCTCGCCTTGGCGTCGATGATGGCCGACGTCACCGACGAGCACGAACTCGCGCACGGGACCCGCGAAGAGGGCCTGTTCTTCGGCGCGCTCAGCGTCGTCACCAAGAGCGCGTCGGGCCTGGGTCATCAGCTGGCGGGGATCGGCCTCGACGCGATCGCGTTTCCCGCCGACGCCGCACCGGGGTCGCTGGCACCCGAGGTCGTCACCGGTCTGGGTTGGCTCTACGGGGCAGGCGTTGCGGTCGGCGTCGGCCTCGCCGTCTTTCTCACCGCGCGGCTTCCGCTCACCCGCGCGCGACACGCCGAGGTGCGTAGGGCGCTCGACGCGCGCGGTTAGGCCAGCGCGACCAGCCGGTCGTCGGCCTCGAGTCCGGCGGTCACCCGCGCGGCGAGCTCGGCGGCCGGAATGTGGAGCCAACCGAGGTACTCGTCGGAGCCACCGCCGTAGCCGAGCAGGTAGACCCAGTCCTCGGTTTCGCCCGAGAGCGCCCGGGCGCGCTGGGGCGGAAGCGCGAAGTAGCGCGCCTCGGCATAGCGTTCGAGCAGAGTCGGGGCGTCGACGCGTCCGCTCACCGCGGCGTAGGCCGGGCCGAAATCCGAATCCGAGAGGGACCAGAGCTTCGCGTAGAGCGCGTGGTCCTCGATCCGTCGCACACTGACGGCACCGTCGCGGGCGAGCTCGGGCAGGGCGAGACAGCTGCGAAGATCCTCGCGACGCTCGCCGTCGTTGTTCCAGTCGTCGTCCTCCTCGTCGAAGCCGCCGCCGTAGCCGTCATCTTCAGTGTCGTTGTCTTCGAGAAGGTCCGGCGCGATCTCACTCTCGTCGAAGAGGACCAGGGGGGCCGCACCCTCCTGCTCGGCCAGGTCCCACGCGTCCTGGCCTTCGCGGCCATAGGCGTCGAAGCAGATGGACGTGAAC includes these proteins:
- a CDS encoding glycosyltransferase, with protein sequence MSSSVIVVPCFNEATRLRGNDFTRFATPETRVLFVDDGSNDATPERLAQLVREEPDRFEVLTLESNRGKAEAVRRGMLAALASEAHFVGYWDADLATPLDEVARFRAYLEGHPRCQVVLGSRVQLLGRSIERSALRHYVGRVFATCASLALDLPVYDTQCGAKLFRAGPEATQLFAEPFRAGWAFDVEWIARWIRDRRADGGIPAEEAIAEVPLEAWHDIAGSKVKPWDLVRALLDVARVRAHYL
- a CDS encoding DUF1214 domain-containing protein, whose protein sequence is MLHPQRLRRRATCRQPISVHSVAVALVRGVAGAFLLLAGVACAVVPGAERVALVSAAATPAGSWDYLGDALDDAAGQIEALAASDLERREGYRWLARSLFSGFDRFLEYANPAIPEFYRAQSAHRKFAGDNPDQLYHVAAVASEFRYRVRGQWSAPGVRTELIELSVYGGGLSFDDDTAKRRLVAYMDERNLEIAEDGSFEVVVGVDPAEGNWLRLEEDAEMLLIRRYFASPQPADRLPLSIERIDGVPPREPLTQRELAKGLIASGAFLRETAKIWGRWYPDVLARHGPNRLDPLPDDGDLLTPAGLTYLQGAWSVADGEVLVVRFRPPDVPYWGFLPMNIWMESLDWRVAPVSRNGFDSQLDPDGMVTLVVSEVDPGHPNWIATLGHRRGLMSMRLARLGEQPLPEVETTLLPRDELAGFLASRGAPPLQSAATPR
- a CDS encoding MFS transporter; the protein is MSESALSNANPDPVSRPGWGTKLAYGIGQMVDGIPTGAIETFLFFYYTQVLGLSGTLAGLAILIALVFDAITDPWIGALSDATESRSGRRHPFLFASVVPLPLCFVALFVPPAELTGPALFGWLLCFAVGVRLSLTLFSVPHMSLGAELSEDYAERTRIVALRLAFGAIGWIAVSGGGFFWFFQASEAFPIGHLDAGRYPAFATSFAIAIAAAALVSAGGTLAWGRRLGRVVRPHFGARQLFRAVRRVFAHAAFRGLVLAGVAASIAVGLRLTLGLHVFTYFWELPPDAVGVVNFVMLGGLLLGFPLWSALAEVIDKRRAMIAGLCGLGAAVFAPHALRIATGWPAADAPYLVAWVAVMALLAAVGGTGAQLALASMMADVTDEHELAHGTREEGLFFGALSVVTKSASGLGHQLAGIGLDAIAFPADAAPGSLAPEVVTGLGWLYGAGVAVGVGLAVFLTARLPLTRARHAEVRRALDARG